The Thermococcus sp. 4557 genomic sequence CCCTGTCCACGGCCTCCATGGTCTTGTCGTAGAAGTTGAGTATAACGCGCATCATGGTGACCTGCTTCTTCGGCGGGCAGTAGGTGTCAACCTCGTCAAAGGCGTCCTGCTGGAGGAAGTCTTCACGTATCATCCTGGTGACGATGAGCACAGCTTTCTCCCTGTCAGGGAGGGCGTCCGGACCGACTATCCTGACTATCTCCTGGAGCTCGGCCTCCTTCTGGAGGAGCTCCATGGCCCTGTCGCGCATGGCCTTCCATTCCGGATCAACGTTCTGGTGCCACCAGTCCTTGATAGCGTCGACGTAGAGCGAGTAGCTCCTGAGCCAGTTGATGGCCGGGAAGTGCCTCCTCCTCGCCAGATCTGCATCGAGCGCCCAGAAGACCTTGACGACACGGAGGGTGTTCTGGACGACCGGCTCGCTGAAGTCTCCACCGGGCGGCGAAACGGCACCTATGACCGAAACGCTTCCAATCCTCTCATCGCTTCCGAGGGTCACGACACGTCCAGCCCTCTCGTAGAACTCCGCTATCTTGCTCGCGAGGTAGGCCGGGTAACCCTCCTCACCGGGCATCTCCTCGAGACGGCCCGAAATCTCACGGAGCGCCTCGGCCCACCTGCTCGTCGAGTCGGCCATCAGAGCCACGTCGTAGCCCTGGTCGCGGAAGTACTCGGCGATGGTGATTCCGGTGTAGATTGAGGCCTCACGAGCCGCGACCGGCATGTTCGAGGTGTTGGCTATGAGAACCGTCCTCTCCATGAGCGGCTTTCCGGTCTTCGGGTCCTTGAGCTTGGGGAACTCCTCAAGAACGTCGGTCATCTCGTTTCCGCGCTCGCCGCAGCCTATGTAAACGACGACCTGCGCGTCACTCCACTTGGCGAGCTGGTGCTGGGTAACGGTCTTCCCTGAACCGAACGGACCGGGGATAGCGGCCGTTCCACCCTTCGCCTGGCTGAAGAAGGTGTCTATCGTCCTCTGGCCGGTGATTAGCGGAACCTCCGGCGGGAGCTTGTTCTTGTAGGGCCTCTTGACACGGACGGGCCAGCGGTGGTACATCTTGAGCTCCTCAATGCTCCCGTCCGGCTTCTTGACCTTGGCTATGACCTCCTCGATGGTGTAGTCGCCCTCTTCGGCTATCTCAACAATCTCTCCCTCAACCCACGGGGGAACGAGGATCCTGTGCTCGATGATGCTGGTCTCGGGAACAACACCGAGCACGTCGCCGCCAACGACCTTGTCGCCGACCTTGACCCTGGGCGTGAAGTGCCACTTCTTGTCCCTCGGAAGGGCCGGGGCGGTGAGACCTCTGGCTATGAAGTCTCCGCTGAGATCCCTGAGGGCCTCGAGCGGCCTCTGAATTCCGTCGTACATTGCGGTGAGCAGTCCGGGACCGAGCTCAACGCTCAGGGAGGCACCGGTTCCCTCGACCGGCTCACCCGGCCTTATACCTGCGGTCTCCTCGTAGACCTGGATAACAGCCCTGTCACCCTCAAGGCGGATGATTTCTCCTATGAGACCCATTTCGCCGACGCGAACGACCTCGTACATCTTGGAGCCCTTCATCTCGTCGGCGACGACCAGGGGACCCGTAACACGAATTATCCTTCCCATTTCCTTTCACCTCTTCAGCTCAACACCAATTGCCCTCCTAACTATCTCCTTAATCGCCTCTTCGCCGAACCTAGAGCCGGACTTGTCCGGCACCTGAAGGATGATCGGAAGCGTAACCTCGGGTATCTCAACCCTCTGGGCGAACCTCTCAGTTATGAGTATTATTCCCACGTCGCCCCTCTCGATAAGCTCCCTGAGCTTGTTCCTGAGCCTCTCAACCTCCAGAGGCGTGTCCTCAAAGGAATAAACCTCATGGGCGCCGGCGAGCCTGAACCCCAGCGCCGTGTCCTTGTCCCCGAGCACGGCTATCTTCATGCGGCATCACCCGCCATCTCCTTTATCCTCTCTGGCTCGAGGCCGTCGCTGATGAGCTTGGCTATGGCCCTGAGCTTCCTGACCTCGCGCTCCTTCTGAATGACGTAGCCGAGCGGCGCGGCCACGCTGAGCGGGTAGAACCTGTTGAGCTCGTTCACCCGAGTGAGGATGTGCCTCTCAAGGGCCCTCTCGAGGACGCTCAGGTCCCTCTCGACCTCCTCCCTGACGTCCCTGATGACCGGGCCGTACTTGGTGGAGTCCAGCTCGGCCAGTGCCATGCTGAGGTCGTCCACGTGCAGGAGCGGGTCGAGCCTGACGCTTCCGCCGGGTATGAGCATGGGCCTGATATCCTCGGCGGACATTCCAGCGGCCTTGGCCCTGAGGACGGTGAGGATGTTCAGCTTGTCTATCTTCAGCCTGACGAACTCCTCGAGGATGACGCGTTCATCCTCCTTTCTGGAGAGGGCGTAGCTGAGCAGCTTGCCGTAGTGCATCCTGTAGAGTTCGGTCTCGAACTCCCTGGGGGTTATCTCCCCGAGGATGAGCTTCTGGTAGGGCTCCTCGTAGGGGGTGCCCTCGAGCACGACGAGTATCTCCTCCATGGTCTTGGCCCCTGCGATGGCCTTGATCTTCGGGAGCATGGTTCCGATTTCTATGACGTAGTCCGCTGCCGGCTCCCCCGCCAGCTTGGCCTTGACGACGCTCGCCACGTTCCTGACGTCCCACTCCTCAAGCATGAGCCTGAAGAAGGGAGCGGACCTCTTCGGGAGGATTTTAATCATCAGCTCATAGGTTCCGGCCAGGGCTCTCTCCAGGGCCCTCTCTATCGATTCCACGTCGTAGCTGGAGAGATCTGCGAAGTAGTCCCTGTATTCCGTGTCCTCAAGACCGACGACGAAGTTCTGGAGCGTCCTGCTCTCCGCCAGCTCGTTGAACCTCTGCTCGGTGAGGAGCTTCGCCTCCATCGCCCTTATCCTGGCGTTGGGATAGGAGTAGGGGGTGTATTTCCAGATTATCCTGGCCGTTTTGTATCCCACCCAGGTGAACACCACTGCAAGGGTAGTGTCCAGTATTCCGCTCACCGCTCCTGGTTCCATCGCCCTCACCCGAAGAGAGCCTTGGCGATTTCCGCCCTGAGCTCGCCTTCAAACCTCTCTATCCTGGCCTCGAAGGTGTTGTCAACCCTAACCGCGCCGTCGGGGGTCTCAACGACGAGGCCGCCTATGGTGCCGACCGGCTCCCCGAGGCTTACATCGATCTCCCTGCCGAGCCTCTCGCCGAGGGCTTTTCTGAACTCATCGGCCCTCTCTGAGAGGAGCTTCAGAGTTCTCTCGTTGGAGCGAACGACGACGCTCTCGGAACCGAGCTCCTCAACAGCCTGAACCGTAAGGTCAACGAGCATCGGGAAGTACTCCTCGTCGGGAAGCTCCGCAAGCCTCTCACGAAGCGCGGTGATGACCTCCTGGATGAGCTCCTCCTGAACGGCGAGCCTCTTCTTCCTGACCTCGAGGCGGGCGTTGGCTACTATCCTCTGCTTCTCTATCTCTGCCTGGGTCTGGGCCTTCCTCATTATCCACTCGGCCCTGGCCTCGGCCCTCTTCCTCGCTTCCTCCTTGATCTTCTCCGCTTCCTGCTGGGCCTCACTGAGGATGTACTGTATCTTCTGCTCCGCTTCCCTGTTTATCTCCTGAATGATCAGCTCTGCTCCATCCATCCTCCTTCCTCCTCGCTGCTATAAAGAAAGTTTTGGACGGAGTCAGAAGCCGACTCCGGTAACTATCATGATCAGGGCACCGACGAGACCGAAGATGGCCATGGTCTCGGCCATAGCGGCGAAGATGATTCCCTGGGTGAAGGTCTTCGGGTTCTTGGCGACGGCACCGATACCGGCGCTGGCGATGATACCCTGCGGGATGGCCGAGAGGCCGGTGAGGCCGACCACGAGACCAGCACCGAGGAGTATGGCGCTCTTGACGATGTTGTCCATGCTGCTCGGGTCGGTGAACTTGAAGCCGCCACCGAGGATTCCCGAGACCATCAGGATGAGGAACAGGGTAATGAGGCCGTATATACTCTGGGTCATTGGGAGACCCTCAAGGATGAGGGCGTTCTTGAAGTTCTTCTCATCCTCGGCGACGACTCCTGCCGCTGCTGCACCTGCTATACCAACACCGAAGGCCGAAGCGGCTCCGGCGAGACCGGCCGCAAGGGCCGCACCAAGGGATACGTAAACTATCGGGTCCATCTTTCATGCACCTCCTTAAGCTTCAAACTCCAACTCGGAAACTTCTCTTTTTGCCCTGAAGGGCTCGAAGGGTTTACCTTCACCTGAATAGAACGTACCGAAAAATTCAACGTACTGGAGACGGAGCGAGTGGACGAACGCTCCGAGGGCGTTGATGGCGACCGAAAACAGCTGGCCGCCGACAAAGAGTATGAGACCTATAACTATGCCTAT encodes the following:
- a CDS encoding V-type ATP synthase subunit C — encoded protein: MEPGAVSGILDTTLAVVFTWVGYKTARIIWKYTPYSYPNARIRAMEAKLLTEQRFNELAESRTLQNFVVGLEDTEYRDYFADLSSYDVESIERALERALAGTYELMIKILPKRSAPFFRLMLEEWDVRNVASVVKAKLAGEPAADYVIEIGTMLPKIKAIAGAKTMEEILVVLEGTPYEEPYQKLILGEITPREFETELYRMHYGKLLSYALSRKEDERVILEEFVRLKIDKLNILTVLRAKAAGMSAEDIRPMLIPGGSVRLDPLLHVDDLSMALAELDSTKYGPVIRDVREEVERDLSVLERALERHILTRVNELNRFYPLSVAAPLGYVIQKEREVRKLRAIAKLISDGLEPERIKEMAGDAA
- a CDS encoding V-type ATP synthase subunit F; amino-acid sequence: MKIAVLGDKDTALGFRLAGAHEVYSFEDTPLEVERLRNKLRELIERGDVGIILITERFAQRVEIPEVTLPIILQVPDKSGSRFGEEAIKEIVRRAIGVELKR
- a CDS encoding V-type ATP synthase subunit E; this translates as MDGAELIIQEINREAEQKIQYILSEAQQEAEKIKEEARKRAEARAEWIMRKAQTQAEIEKQRIVANARLEVRKKRLAVQEELIQEVITALRERLAELPDEEYFPMLVDLTVQAVEELGSESVVVRSNERTLKLLSERADEFRKALGERLGREIDVSLGEPVGTIGGLVVETPDGAVRVDNTFEARIERFEGELRAEIAKALFG
- a CDS encoding ATP synthase subunit A produces the protein MGRIIRVTGPLVVADEMKGSKMYEVVRVGEMGLIGEIIRLEGDRAVIQVYEETAGIRPGEPVEGTGASLSVELGPGLLTAMYDGIQRPLEALRDLSGDFIARGLTAPALPRDKKWHFTPRVKVGDKVVGGDVLGVVPETSIIEHRILVPPWVEGEIVEIAEEGDYTIEEVIAKVKKPDGSIEELKMYHRWPVRVKRPYKNKLPPEVPLITGQRTIDTFFSQAKGGTAAIPGPFGSGKTVTQHQLAKWSDAQVVVYIGCGERGNEMTDVLEEFPKLKDPKTGKPLMERTVLIANTSNMPVAAREASIYTGITIAEYFRDQGYDVALMADSTSRWAEALREISGRLEEMPGEEGYPAYLASKIAEFYERAGRVVTLGSDERIGSVSVIGAVSPPGGDFSEPVVQNTLRVVKVFWALDADLARRRHFPAINWLRSYSLYVDAIKDWWHQNVDPEWKAMRDRAMELLQKEAELQEIVRIVGPDALPDREKAVLIVTRMIREDFLQQDAFDEVDTYCPPKKQVTMMRVILNFYDKTMEAVDRGVPVDEIAKLPVREKIGRMKYEPEIENVRALIDETNAQFEELFKRYGA
- a CDS encoding V-type ATP synthase subunit K (produces ATP from ADP in the presence of a proton gradient across the membrane; the K subunit is a nonenzymatic component which binds the dimeric form by interacting with the G and E subunits), whose protein sequence is MDPIVYVSLGAALAAGLAGAASAFGVGIAGAAAAGVVAEDEKNFKNALILEGLPMTQSIYGLITLFLILMVSGILGGGFKFTDPSSMDNIVKSAILLGAGLVVGLTGLSAIPQGIIASAGIGAVAKNPKTFTQGIIFAAMAETMAIFGLVGALIMIVTGVGF